The DNA region GTGATGCCAATTAACTGCAAATGGGTCTTCTGCACCTTGTGCGCCACATGCAAGTAGCGATCCAGATAGTCGACGGCCAGGTAAAAGGTCTCCCGGTGCAACTTGTACACCTCACAGACTTCGATCAACCAGTCCAAGAGGATGGCGCGCATACGTGGCTGCAGACCGGGATGCTGTTCCAGCATGGAGATGCTGCGCAGCCTCGAGTCCTGCTCATCCCGATGGCACATCAGGCGCCAGACATCGGCGGCGTTGGCCCAGGCCAGAGCAGGAAGTGGACACATGCGCAGGCCGTTCTCCACCGCCGGCGACATACAGCTAAAGGCTGCCGTGTCGTCCAGAATCTTGTTGGGCGCCTGCATATTGATCAAAAAGTCGCTGACCGGAAGCTGGATCTGCTGCTGGGGCTGTTGGAGACCGGGAGTTCGCTCGCCATTAACCGCCTGCTGCTGGCTGCAGCCCGAGGAGGCTGGCGAAATGGTGGACGAGTAGATCTCCTCCTCGTCGTCCTCTTCCTCGACTTCATCCTCCTCATCCTCGTCGTACGAGTAGTCCTCGCAGCTGTCCTCCAAAAGATCATCGTCATCCGGCTTTTGTGTAACCACAgtggtggttgtggtggtCACCACCTGGTCTACACCGTAGCGTACCACCACGGGTGCCAGCTTGGCACCGCGATCGGGACTCGGCGGACTGTCCGGGCTGTCCGGCAGCGGACTGTGTGGCGCCTCCGGCAGCTCCTCGGCCGGAGAGCTGCGTATGCTGAGCAGCTCCTGGGTGCTCTGGCCATCGGCCGAGACAATTGGTGACGTGTACACCGAGGAGGCCACCGACGAGAGGTTGCCCTGGTCGCTACCGTACAGAGCGGGCAATCGCTGCTGGCGCTTGGCCGATGGAGGCTCAAAACCGAGTTCGGGGTCCTGAaattaaagcaaataaataaataataaattaataaattatcgaaattaaaaaaatatcagaaaatGAAATAGACCATAAAGATGTTAAAACTCAAATGTTGATTTGAATACTATTCAAAACTAACGTTTAAAAGGATGCGCTAAACTTAGATATTCTATAATCACAATTTATCAAGTACAAGATAAATGTGCgcttatataaaatataaatttaagtcAAGTTCCGATACCCAGCATATGTAAGTATCTAGAATTTGTATATCAACACTCTTCAAATACTACTTAAATATACAAAGAGTAGATATAAGCAAATAATCGTTACCATTTCAATGAATTTGCGCTTCTGTTCCAACTTCATAATAACATGAACAACCGGATGAAATGGATACTCAAGTCTATGAAAGGAACACACGGGTGGCGGAGTTATAAACGTGCCCCGAATTTAATTAGCCAAGAAATGGTTGGTAAGTAGAAATTTATGTGGGCACGGCTGTCAAAATTCGTAATCCTTGATAGATGGACCGTTGTAGCTTAGCCAAATGCACCCGCACAAAATGAGAGCCAGGAGATAACACAAAAGATCAAGGACTCTGTGTTCGCATGGAGGTAGGACAATACACTTTAGATGGATTTTCTCGTGGGAACGGGTTTTGCTTTCCTCTTTCTTGCTTATCTTTACAACAATATTTTTGGTTTGATCAATTCAACAAAATCGTTATTGCACTTTTTGCTTTGATCTTTTTCAATTTAGTAGCAGTCTTTGGGTATAATTTGTTGCTTTGGTTTCTTTGGTATGATTAAACAATTGTGCAAAaagatttcttttttttttggttataacatttaaaacatttttggcTTCGTTTTGgtttgttgtagttgttgttggtgGGTGATCTTGGCAAATCCGGTTCTTAAATTAGTTCTTTGCACTCGTTGTGTGTGGTTTTGGtttcataaatatttgtcaGTCTTTACTTTTTCAACTTGACAACGGAATAatttagatttagattttgGTCTCAGTGTCTTTTAGCTGTATGGgtatgttttgttttgtttttttattttcttgtattCACTCCGCTCTTGGCTTGATCGAGTACCAATCGCGTTGACGTGCGCTGTGCAACTGAGCTCGACGTTCTCCGTTCCAGATCGCCGATCCCCGAACCCCGATTCCCGATCCCCGATCGTCGTTATCCTGCCCAACGAATGCAACGGTCTCGGAAATAGGGGTTGCTTTTCTTTTTGCCCCCGACTGACTACTCTACTGCAACTCAACAGCGGTAAAAACAGGATCGCTAACCAACCATCCATCTCTTTCCATCGGGGGTAGTTCCCGAAGATATCCGTACTTCTTGAGACGACAACCTTGTTGTTTTTGCATTGCATTTTTCGCCTCTGGGTGTTTATAAGCCCAACAACAAATCCCACTGACGGCTGTGGCTCCTGATCCtttttacaattatttttgtcAACATTTCTGTGCGACCAGGTAGACGCAAGACGTTTGGAAAATCACTACCTACACATAACCCTCAAAACAATACGATACATAATGGTATATAGGGagtatataaattatttttgctaGTATTATAGCTTTTGGCTCGAGCTGCCAGCGGCTGCATTAAAAATCTCCTGCATCTTGGAGGCTACTCTAATAAATTATCTTTTGGCATTGATCGAAGGGATGGGGCGTTGATAAAGGCAAATATAGAGCGGGCCTAATGGAACCTCAGCTCAGAGACCGACTCCTAAGATTGCATCacgaaaatacaaaaaaaaaaaataggagagATTGGAATGGAAACGAAAAACGCAAACAATTGAGATCCTTGACCATTGTTCTCTGGCAGACAGATGATGGAAAACAGAAGCCAAGATCAGAAAGTCCATAAAgtaaaaaattgtatacaaCATGGGACACAGATGTCACGCTTGGATTGCTGACAtctcaaaaaaatgtttttaaaattggtatATTTACCAAAAATACTTTGGCAAGGAAAGCTTTGAAAACCAATTCCACATACATACAATTttagaagaaaaaaaattaaattgttaataaaataaaatacttttgtcataaataaagaaataatctTTATATTTTACAGCATTACAGGTATGTAaatcatatatatttaatgttGCTAAAACTTCAGCCCGAACATTGTTGCTACTCtctatattttaaaagtttagGGTCAAATTTAAATGACCctctattaaataaaaatgtaaagatTTAAAGTTAAGATAAAGATAACTGCCCATTAAAGTGAACAATAACTTTGtacaacaaaatacaaaatccAAATAATTTTCTATGTATTTCTTAGTTTTACGATTGCAATTGATCTTTTCATTGATTGAATAAAGTTTGCAGGACCAAATAGGGATTTGAAAGTTATCAAATATTGGGTGTATTTCATCAACTTTCTTAACAGTCAATCTCACACGTCGTAAAAGTTTAACAATATCAACCAACCCTGCTGCCCATTAAAGTTTTTCACATAATTTGTTGCGTAAAAATGAGGGAAAAAATGTTGCGATATTTATGTGACAATTTTAATTGTCTGAGTAGGTTTGCCTTTCCAGCAGACATACGGATTTGAACTCCCCTCCTGGAGTCGGGggtaaatacatatttttttgcgTCAAGACAGGAAGGTCCAAGACGCATgacaaatttaatttcttattcttcTGGCCAACAAACTGCAACAACCCTCCCGAGAAGATGATGTAGGTAACCGGGAACGGCAATCGTagaatgaaatgaaaatggacATGGATATGGACACATGTCAAGCCATCCAGATGCaatgtaattaaaatcaaagcGTGCAATGGCCTAAGAAGCCAGCTCTGCACACAATGGACATTCCTCCAGCCTTATTATTTTACttcgttttcttttttttggtgcGTGGACATTGCATCTGCCATTTGGAGTTGGTCAAGCGTTAAGAAATCAGAAAGATTATGCAGGAAAATTCCCAGTTTACTTTATGACATGACGGATTCCGAGGCGAAAGATCGCCCGAGTGAGTGTGAGAAATTAGTGAGCAGCCAGTGAAGTGGGCTGGAATCTGGACCAATTCGGACCGAGAGGGTTGCATCCCAAGTTTAACAAGGGTTAAACTGGGTTGTTGCCCTTAAGCCGCCGCCTCAAGGATTTAGTGTACCAAAAAGTCCAACGAGGCAGCTGCTGCAATCGTCCTTAGTCCTTCTCGTCTCGATCTGCTCCTTCAAACGCAAGAAGCAAACCCACAAGGGGCACCCAAAACATCTCTCGAAATCTCACTGGGAGGGAGTCCATGGGTCGCCAGGGCAGATGATGCAATTCCTCAAGTTATGGGTACATACAAAAAGCAGTCAAGAAGCAATTCGATTGTTATGCGACAACCTCTGCTGCGTCGTCAACCTCAATATAGTATAGCCCGGTGCCCCATTGTGTGTgctccctctctctctttctaCTTTCCTGCTTTTGCCTACCCTATAAAGTCCTGCGCTTATGTGTCGTAATCTTTCGACGGCCGTCTGTCTGAAAACCGAAACACCTTTAGTTTTCAGACCTTGGCGTGGGTCCAGGTGTAACTTTTTCACCGCTGTTGCCTTGTAATATCCTGCattgttgtttcattttatttttcttttcatttctCCCCCAAGTCTTTggataacatttaatttttttctatgCTCTGTCTGCCGGTAattgttaatattttttcaggACCTCCAGACTGATTAAAGATTAGGATTTCCTGGAAGTTCAGGATAtagcttgaaatttttttatgaagtattttaaattctttaaagaaagaaaaagCTAACAAATTACCTTTCTTCCCCTGAATGATCATTCAAAATTAGCTAAAGTTCTGTCCACTTTTGGGACATCATCGCTGCTCTCCTTTTAATAAATGATATGCAAACAACATGCCAGAGGACAAATCCCAGAAGGACCATAACAAACACTCATATTTCCAAGCAATTCAACTGACCCCTGGTCAGTCCATAAAGGGTTAATCCAACACAACAATTTCGCGGTGACTTGGCTGGATTTATCATCGGGGAAATATAAATTTGGGTTGGCCAGGGGGACGGTGAAAATGCTTGGACATGTAATTAATCATGCAATTGGTTAGATCCATGACAAAACGAATTAAAGCATAACCCATTGGTGGAACGGGAGGAGGGTAAGTGGACAAAGGACAAACCGCGAATGAATTTTGAATGCGAAAAATCATTTTGATGAATGTTagggaagatcatttttcTTCAGGATTTAATGTCAACTTTTTCTTGATAGGTGCAGTCCTTGAAAGAAGTTTTATGTAATAGATTCCTAGTTGATTTATTAATATTGTTGATGATAATAAAAGGAACCTTTATCTTTATAAGGATATATCTTTTGCTATAAAAGATGCAGGtacttttattataataatatacaaTTTTAAGATCTTATTTCATGTAATCAGTCTTAAATAGTTGCTGTTAATTAAAGAAGTTTCCTAGTTGAAGTTTCCTTCATTTCTTGTGAAGAAACATTATCTAAATAAAGATATATCTTTGctttaaaagttaaatttacTTTAAGTGGTATAAGATAAAATTTTAAGAACTCATTTTATGTATTCTTATTCTGTTTTAAATAGTTgtataaaatcaaatatttaaactGGTTCCTTATCAGCTGAATCTTGAGTGTCATTAATCTCAAAACAGATCATTGCCCAAGCTTCCCTTACAATTCAGTCCTCATCTCTTGTTTACCTCCAGCTAAATAAAATcctctttaaaattaaaaaaactttgaatTACAAAACAGATGATGCACGATTCCAGAACGGGATGCAATCTGGGAAACTGAAACTTGAATTCAGTTTCCCACAATGTCCCGATACTGACTTGACAGAAATCAAGACCCGCACTTGATTGCAGCGAGAAGCAACCCGGACGAAACAAACCCAACTCCCCTTTCGGGACAAAAGAAACAAAGAAGTTTCCCAAAAAAAGCAGGGAACTTTCAGCGATTTCATGCCTGCCAcgtaaaaaataagaaaaaagggTTTACATTACACTGACAAATTGGTAAAATAATACCATAATTTTGATCCTTGTGCCAGCAGCAAAACAAATATTGTATAATATTTCAGGACCGCATTCCGGAGCAGGAGCGTTGTGCGTGTCCCGAGAACAGATGACACAAGCGCTGCACCAAGGAGCCAAGGATGATTTGCATAAAAGTTTAACGGAAATCTAATGAGCAGACGTCGCAGGATCCGAAGGCATTTGCATAAGGATAATATGTCCCGAAACGGGGTAGCAAAATGCAACCCGGTTGGAAAGcgtttttttcttctttttatgGGTTGGATCTTCTGCAGAAGCAAATGTCGTCTCGATGAATATTTAATTAGGGAAGAAAAGAAATGGGAAAAACTCGGCCCAGTGATCCTTGAAAAGGATAAGGCGTTGCTCAACCCCTCCGTTCGAGCATTCTTGTTTGCGGTTTCGGAGCTCTGTCCCATTCCGGTAGTCACTCCGATCCCTCCGATCCATCCCGATTTCGAGCTATACCTTCTTGATCTAGTTCCTGCCTCAAGCTAACCTATAACTATCGCAATTTCAAATTCTTCCTACGGCCTTAACGGACATTTGGCCGCCTTGACTTTGGAAAACCCACCCCTGGAGATATCGGACTTGGGCTAAAGGTGTGCGCGCATGCGCAACGACGCCTTCTGTCCTTGGTCTCCGGCTCCTTTGTCCTGCCGTGCATATGCTCAACATTCTGCCAAGACCCCTTCGGAATTCCCTTACCCAACAACGCCCGCCTGAAGGGGGCcttccattttttttccgtTTGAGAATGACATTTGTTTGGCAGGGAAGTAAATTCAGAAACGTTGCGAAAACAAAAAACGGCAGAGAACTTATGGCAAAAAATACCCAAGGTAGATAGCATGTCTTTGGGAATAGACTGTTAAGATACCCctggtaaattaaatttacagaAAGAGTTTTATATGGTTGAGTTTGAGTGAAGAAATTGAGCTACAAAACgtataaatacaaattcaTTTGTATTATTGGCCCATTAAGATAAGATaagacaaaaaaatatttttttaaaacatgcTATTAGGTTTTGAGTATATTAAATCGgtttgaatattttattttttttatatcagaaaaataaaatatatttgcaGTCCGCTTTAAATAAAGATACCCCAGAATAGGGTACCAAACTAAGAAACTCGAAAACAATTTCTGCAAGTTCATTGCACGTATAGCAGAATATACTCCCTATTCCACTCCATATTTCATATAGAACTGGAAAAAATCCTTTGCACCAACACAGCTGCCCAGGAGAAGCCATTGCCTTGATTGCAGCTACTTGAGAGGAGATCTGACTTCAGGGCTTCCAAGGATGCTGCTAAATGAGCCCTTCCAGTAAGTAGCGTTTATTTTTGGGCTCATCTTTGCATTGTGCCAGCGCAGAAGTGCCAAGTAGCTGTCTACGTGCCCAACGGCCTATTTGGCTAGAGCTCAAGCAGCAAAAGATCAAATGAAGATCGGCAGCCAAACGACTGGAAGCCACGAAAGGGCTATCCATTCAAAATGGAAGTACAAATAAAAGATCGTTTGCCAAACATACGAAAAAGAGAAATCTCTGAAGATCAGTGATCAATGAACACAATTAGGAAACTCTAATCAAATAAATAGGTATACCAATACTTTTAATAAAAAGTGTTCTTTATCAATTCCtttgaaatataataacaaAGACCAGCTGCACGACGAAGCAATCTAAAGTGATCTGCTATGATCCTTGAGAATTAAATCCAAATAATGATCCTTGGTTAGTTAATAGAGTTCTACATTTATAATAATCATCAgtttaagatttaaaaaaaacagctCGGAAATTTCAGCTTAGATCTTAATCTATAGGTTATCAAATTGACTCTGTAGTTCATGAACATATCAATCTTTGGGGATCTACAgatcataaaattaaaaaagtctAATACACTAAAAACTGAGGACTGAGGACCCTGAGATTATAAGAAAAGCTCAATGAATACGAacattaaatcaatttgaaattcaaaattagAGTGCACGAgcaatttttcaagaaattAGCTTGATCATTGTTGTCGAAGATCGTTTGGGTCATCGAGCCACATGCGCTCTTGCTGTCGCTCTTGGCGTTTCCTTGATAAGATTGCAAAAATCAACGAGGTCACATGGCCTGATAAAGCGACTTCATTCATAAAACTTATCTGCCACGTCTGGGGGCTTACATTTCCAAAGATTATATTACTCACCTTAGCATCTTCGTTTGAGTCGCTGCTTAAACGCCGTTTACGTTTATTGCCATTGGAAGTTGCGGCTGTGGATGTTGCAAGGTTCTGGTTATCACAAGAGCACATCTCGACTGTTTTGGAGGCTGCTGAGGTTCCCGGTAGCTCTTCTTCTAGCTGAGTTGCCGACGAAGATGGGCTCTGatttgggtttgggtttgggcTAATGCTGCTGCTGATATTACTACTGCTGCTGACGACGACGACAATGCTGCTGCTGGCTTCTCCGTTGCTGGGGGCGGTTGTGACTATGCTGCCATTTGGCTCAGTGCTGCTGGTAGAACAAACACTGCAAAGGAAAGTAAGTGAAATTAACAGTGGAACTAGAGGATCTTCAAATTACactactttaaaaaaaaaatttttgtaatatattaaaaatactcTTCATTGTAAAGTTCCTTTTCAAtgataataaaatttttaggtttcaaaaataaatattattatattatatataattattaatatctttgtattacaatatattattaatatataataacatattattattattaattaattattatgtttacaaataaatttgagtaagaaatattattatattttatctaattgttataatattaattagaaaattttattaaaacggATTCAAATTCTATAATATTTTAGTTTACAAAAGGTTTAAATTGATctgtaatttgaaattaatttcaacATTTATTCAAACCTAGCAAATAAATTGTAAAACGTATTTAAATCTACGTAGTGAACCACTGTACTATTTGCTGGGGATCAGTTATTTCCAATTTCTCctcttttttttgcaaaatagaGAAATTCAATATGCCACGGAGGCAAGCAGCAAATCACATAGGGGCGTTCTTAAATAGATACAAACGAAACGAACATAAATTCATTGAATTTTGACACGGCATTCGAATCGCGATGCAAGACTCGAGATTAAGGCGCCCAACGGATACATTAATATTTAACATCCGGGAAATTGAAATCGAGATGACTGATcgagggaaatggaaatgggatCGTCGCTGGAAGAGCCCCGGGAAAGCCTTTCCTCCTTGAGATTGAGCAATTTTGGCAAATTTGCATGGACATTAGCATAATGCAAGAGGCTGGCAAACGGAAAGAATAGGATTTCCCTCCTTGAGAGCGCAGATGTTAATGGTTTATCCCTTTGCCACAACTCTCAAGTGTTGCAGAACAAGCCACTGCACTTTAAGCAATTCGATGCGCGAATTTTTGCAATTTGAGCGAGGAgcaaggaaaataaaaaacaaaatctaaCCCTTGGGACCGTAAACCCTTCCGTCTTAAGGAAGCTGTGAAAGGGGAGAACAAAAAAAAGGGCTGCTGCACATAAATTCAAATGCTTTAGCCATTTCTGGCTGCGATTGCAGCCTCCTGTTTTGATCCTGGCCCTGCACTATCGATCGCGTTTAATGGTTTAATGAACAAGAAAAAGTAATCACGTAGTAAATTACGAGGAAATGAAATCGCTTAAAAATGAGTTACGGCGAGAAAGGACTAATGGAGCGTACGTGCAGGCGGCCTTCAAGTTTTTCCcgctttctttctttctttgtACTCGGGGTTCCCGGGGTCAGAGGTTCTCCGCGGCTTAAGGTTCAAACTGAAATTTGTCAATTCGAGGTGAAAGTTTCCTTTCCTTTTGCGGCCAAGCCAGAAACCTTGTTTCGGTTTCGTTTccccttttctttttttgtcgGTTCGAATCCATATCCCTGTAGGTAGCAAATGGGTAGGGTGACTATCTTGGAGATGATATGGAGAAATTCTCCGAAGTAGTTCCTGGAACATGGTCCAGTGCATAATAAGTGGACTATCGAAGGATCGATCTTTCTCACATGATAAATTATATGAAACTGTGAGGCTGGGATTAGGAATTAGtaatttattgctttattttttaatctttgGAACAGTTATGCTCGGGAATTCATGTAACTATTATACTAATCTATTGACAAATCGTGTTCTTAACTCTCAAGGATAACAGTTgggattttttaaaagaagTTTTGGTAGTTTGCCctcaaaagtatgcaacactcTATAAATACCCTATAATACTTAACTTCCCTGACTTATTTGACAAATTCCGTTATAGATGTCAGCGAAATAGTTTCGCAACACATACCAATA from Drosophila subpulchrella strain 33 F10 #4 breed RU33 chromosome 2L, RU_Dsub_v1.1 Primary Assembly, whole genome shotgun sequence includes:
- the LOC119546469 gene encoding G1/S-specific cyclin-E — translated: MGLNAKSVCSTSSTEPNGSIVTTAPSNGEASSSIVVVVSSSSNISSSISPNPNPNQSPSSSATQLEEELPGTSAASKTVEMCSCDNQNLATSTAATSNGNKRKRRLSSDSNEDAKDPELGFEPPSAKRQQRLPALYGSDQGNLSSVASSVYTSPIVSADGQSTQELLSIRSSPAEELPEAPHSPLPDSPDSPPSPDRGAKLAPVVVRYGVDQVVTTTTTTVVTQKPDDDDLLEDSCEDYSYDEDEEDEVEEEDDEEEIYSSTISPASSGCSQQQAVNGERTPGLQQPQQQIQLPVSDFLINMQAPNKILDDTAAFSCMSPAVENGLRMCPLPALAWANAADVWRLMCHRDEQDSRLRSISMLEQHPGLQPRMRAILLDWLIEVCEVYKLHRETFYLAVDYLDRYLHVAHKVQKTHLQLIGITCLFVAAKVEEIYPPKIGEFAYVTDGACTERDILNHEKILLQALDWDISPITITGWLGVYMQLNVNNRTPASFSQIGRQKAAEADDAFIYPQFSGFEFVQTSQLLDLCTLDVGMANYSYSVLAAAAISHTFSREAALRCSGLDWQVIQPCARWMEPFFRVISQKAAFLQLNEQNEQVSNKFGLGHICPNIVTDDSHIIQTHTTTMDMYDEVLMAQDAAHAMRARIQASPATALRAPESLLTPPASSHKPDEYLGDEGDETAARSGISSTTTCSATASSNGVMSSSNNPATSCSSSRSNR